One region of Termitidicoccus mucosus genomic DNA includes:
- a CDS encoding FAD-dependent oxidoreductase, whose translation MKKIPFVLLVLLLTSLLSGQSANDLPVNRDYDIVVFGATSAGVTAAVAAGRAGEKVLLLESGYLVGGMMTGGLTKTDIGKRETIGGLSEEFFNRVREHNKKAYGETSEQAKAAGAALIFEPKVAGAVFMQMLTGAGVTVRTHEQLVKSHVSNGVIQKIVTRDYRTGEKFAYAAPVFIDGTYEGDLMAASGVLYRVGREARSEYNEPLAGITKGPAEYLGKSDHRLQSYNIRGTLTNRDDIRVPIPKPANYDPEPFEYFVRVVREHDIKEFTVLFDDYQRWGMINGKCDPNKADMLDINMAYPEADYEARARIVQRVQDHWLSLWWMLQNDPRLSEEFKASARKWGLPSDEYVESGHVTPQLYIRVARRMMGRYFLTQRDCEYDRFKPDAICMGSYNMDSHSTQHIWTDARRVEEGHFNQSTDPYEIPYRSITPHGVKNLLVVAAVSASHVAYSSLRMEPVFMMLGEAGGTAAHLARRANSSVWDVSVEKLQSALRKSGVPLAAPYRPVAGIRVKTPPPYAPGQAVELEAVEEVARTPLTRFSWNFDGSGAVQAAGRQVKWTIPREGVYKIMLIAQDGKHTALPATAVIQAGESKKPAAIEVHYEKAQLKGRWKRTRGTDIEYRQRVGLVDEAEGDGSCMARFAAKLPQSGRYQVSVAWPVSGNRAMNVPVTIQHAGGETKLMVNQRKRKDGPFTFVPLGEYEFKAGEDAVVTISNAGAKGYVAIDAVRFVPAAGDKAK comes from the coding sequence ATGAAAAAGATCCCCTTCGTTTTGCTTGTCCTCCTTTTAACGTCCCTTCTGTCCGGCCAGTCCGCGAACGACCTGCCCGTCAACCGCGACTACGATATCGTCGTGTTCGGCGCGACTTCGGCGGGCGTGACCGCGGCCGTCGCTGCCGGACGCGCGGGCGAGAAAGTCCTCCTGCTCGAGTCCGGCTACCTCGTCGGCGGCATGATGACCGGCGGCCTCACCAAGACCGACATCGGCAAACGCGAGACCATCGGCGGGCTCTCCGAGGAGTTTTTCAACCGGGTGCGAGAGCATAACAAAAAAGCCTACGGGGAAACCTCCGAGCAGGCGAAGGCCGCGGGCGCCGCGCTCATCTTCGAGCCCAAGGTCGCCGGCGCCGTCTTCATGCAAATGCTCACCGGGGCCGGCGTGACCGTGCGCACGCACGAGCAGCTCGTGAAATCCCATGTATCCAATGGCGTGATACAAAAGATCGTCACCCGCGACTACCGCACCGGTGAAAAATTCGCCTACGCCGCGCCCGTGTTCATCGACGGGACCTACGAGGGTGACCTCATGGCCGCCTCCGGCGTGCTCTACCGCGTGGGCCGCGAGGCGCGCTCGGAATACAACGAACCCCTCGCCGGCATCACCAAGGGGCCCGCCGAGTATCTGGGCAAAAGCGACCACCGCCTCCAGTCCTACAACATCCGCGGCACGCTCACCAACCGCGACGACATCCGCGTGCCCATCCCGAAACCGGCGAACTATGACCCCGAGCCGTTCGAGTATTTCGTGCGCGTCGTCCGCGAGCACGACATCAAGGAATTCACCGTCCTCTTCGACGACTACCAGCGCTGGGGCATGATCAACGGCAAGTGCGACCCGAACAAGGCCGACATGCTCGACATCAACATGGCGTATCCCGAGGCCGACTACGAGGCCCGCGCCCGTATCGTGCAGCGCGTGCAGGACCACTGGCTCAGCCTCTGGTGGATGCTGCAAAACGACCCGCGCCTGTCCGAGGAGTTCAAGGCCAGCGCGCGCAAGTGGGGCCTGCCCTCCGACGAATACGTCGAGAGCGGCCATGTCACCCCGCAGCTCTACATCCGCGTCGCCCGCCGCATGATGGGCCGCTATTTCCTCACCCAGCGCGACTGCGAATACGACCGCTTCAAGCCCGACGCCATCTGCATGGGCAGCTACAACATGGACAGCCACTCCACGCAGCATATCTGGACCGACGCCAGACGCGTCGAGGAAGGTCACTTCAACCAGTCCACCGATCCCTACGAGATTCCCTACCGCAGCATCACGCCCCACGGAGTGAAAAACCTGCTCGTCGTCGCGGCCGTCTCCGCGAGCCACGTCGCGTATTCCAGCCTGCGCATGGAGCCCGTCTTCATGATGCTCGGCGAGGCCGGCGGCACCGCCGCGCATCTCGCCCGCCGCGCGAACAGCAGCGTGTGGGACGTATCCGTTGAAAAACTACAGTCTGCGCTCCGCAAAAGCGGCGTGCCGCTCGCCGCTCCCTACCGCCCGGTCGCCGGCATCCGCGTGAAAACGCCCCCACCCTACGCGCCCGGCCAGGCCGTCGAGCTTGAGGCGGTTGAGGAAGTCGCCCGCACGCCGCTCACCCGGTTCTCCTGGAACTTCGACGGCAGCGGCGCGGTGCAGGCCGCGGGCCGGCAGGTCAAGTGGACCATCCCGCGCGAAGGCGTTTACAAGATCATGCTCATCGCTCAGGACGGGAAACACACCGCGCTGCCCGCCACCGCGGTCATTCAGGCGGGCGAGTCGAAAAAACCCGCGGCCATCGAGGTGCACTATGAAAAGGCGCAGCTCAAGGGCCGCTGGAAACGCACGCGCGGCACCGACATCGAATACCGCCAGCGCGTGGGTCTCGTGGACGAGGCCGAGGGCGACGGCTCCTGCATGGCGCGATTCGCCGCGAAGCTGCCGCAGTCGGGCCGCTACCAGGTTTCCGTTGCCTGGCCGGTCTCAGGCAACCGGGCGATGAATGTTCCCGTGACCATCCAGCACGCCGGAGGCGAAACGAAGCTCATGGTCAACCAGCGCAAGCGCAAGGACGGCCCCTTCACCTTCGTCCCGCTGGGCGAGTATGAGTTCAAGGCCGGCGAGGACGCCGTCGTGACGATCTCCAACGCCGGCGCGAAAGGTTACGTGGCCATCGACGCGGT
- a CDS encoding carbon starvation CstA family protein, with the protein MTTPESTQRVAARPRLKPLALVVWAVVAALLGVSAAIIALSRGEPVNAIWVVVASVCVFALAYRFHSAWLMAKVLTLDETRATPAVAFEDGKDFVKTHRWVVFGHHFAAIAGPGPLVGPVLAAQFGYLPGLLWILVGATLGGAVHDSIVLFCSIRRRGKSLGQMVREEVGPFAGAVALLGTVAILVIIIAVLALVVVRALAESPWGLFTILATVPIAMLMGVGLKSGKVHVGLVSAFGVVMLLLSVVAGKWIQGTALEGWLTLEGRPLAWGIMGYGLLASVLPVWLLLAPRDYLSTFMKIGAVALLGVAIIFLAPTLHMPALTRFVDGTGPVFAGKVFPFCFITIACAAVSGFHALIASGTTPKLLAKEKDIRVVGYGAMITEMLVGVMALIAACAMQPGEYFAINMAGTPAEVTAQVTELGFPVSEAQMEKLASDVGEKTMIGRTGGAPTFAVGMARMFSSVLKNPTAMALWYHFAIMFEALFILTTIDAGTRVGRFLVQDLLGGIWRPLGNTRSTAASWAASVLFVAAWGWFLYQGVVDPHGGINSLWPIFGVANQLLAVIALSLGATVLIKMGRARYAWVAWLPLAWLLAVTMSAGWQKIFAADPRLGFLSAARSLAERIDAGAASGAPPAQLAQWRHLLLNQYVNTAVTASFLILVLLILAASARSWWLMLASRQSIPLREEPRTDILATAK; encoded by the coding sequence ATGACTACACCCGAATCCACCCAGAGAGTTGCCGCGCGTCCGCGGCTGAAGCCGTTGGCGCTAGTAGTGTGGGCGGTGGTGGCGGCGCTGCTGGGGGTCTCGGCGGCGATCATCGCGCTGTCGCGGGGCGAGCCGGTCAACGCCATCTGGGTGGTGGTCGCCTCGGTGTGCGTCTTCGCGCTGGCCTACCGCTTTCATTCCGCCTGGCTGATGGCAAAGGTGCTCACCCTCGACGAGACCCGGGCCACCCCGGCGGTGGCCTTCGAGGACGGCAAGGACTTTGTGAAGACGCACCGCTGGGTGGTCTTCGGGCACCATTTCGCGGCCATCGCGGGGCCCGGACCGCTGGTCGGGCCGGTGCTCGCCGCGCAGTTCGGCTACCTGCCCGGGTTGCTGTGGATTCTCGTCGGCGCGACCCTCGGCGGGGCGGTGCACGACTCGATTGTCCTGTTCTGCTCGATCCGGCGGCGGGGCAAGTCGCTCGGGCAGATGGTGCGCGAGGAGGTCGGGCCCTTCGCCGGCGCGGTCGCGCTGCTCGGCACGGTGGCGATTCTGGTCATCATCATCGCGGTGCTGGCGCTGGTGGTGGTGCGGGCCTTGGCGGAGAGTCCCTGGGGGCTGTTCACCATCCTGGCCACCGTGCCCATCGCCATGCTCATGGGCGTGGGGCTCAAGTCGGGCAAGGTGCACGTGGGGCTGGTCAGCGCCTTCGGCGTGGTCATGCTGCTTTTGTCGGTGGTGGCAGGCAAATGGATCCAGGGCACCGCGCTGGAGGGCTGGCTGACGCTGGAGGGCCGGCCGCTGGCCTGGGGCATCATGGGCTACGGGCTGCTGGCCAGCGTGCTGCCGGTCTGGCTGCTGCTCGCCCCAAGGGATTACCTGAGCACGTTCATGAAGATCGGCGCGGTGGCGCTCTTGGGCGTGGCGATCATTTTTCTGGCGCCGACCCTGCACATGCCCGCGCTGACGCGCTTCGTCGACGGGACCGGGCCGGTGTTCGCCGGGAAGGTCTTTCCGTTTTGTTTCATCACCATCGCGTGCGCGGCGGTCTCGGGCTTCCATGCGTTGATCGCGTCGGGGACCACGCCGAAGCTGCTGGCGAAAGAGAAGGACATCCGGGTGGTGGGCTACGGGGCGATGATCACGGAGATGCTGGTGGGGGTGATGGCGCTGATCGCGGCGTGCGCCATGCAGCCCGGCGAGTATTTTGCCATCAACATGGCCGGGACGCCCGCGGAGGTGACCGCGCAGGTGACGGAGCTGGGCTTTCCGGTGAGCGAGGCGCAGATGGAAAAACTCGCCTCCGACGTGGGCGAGAAGACCATGATCGGACGCACGGGGGGAGCCCCGACCTTTGCGGTGGGCATGGCGCGGATGTTTTCGAGCGTGCTGAAAAACCCCACGGCGATGGCCCTGTGGTATCACTTCGCAATCATGTTCGAGGCGCTGTTCATCCTCACCACGATCGACGCGGGCACGCGGGTGGGGCGCTTCCTGGTGCAGGATTTGTTGGGCGGGATATGGCGGCCGCTGGGCAACACGCGCTCGACCGCGGCGAGCTGGGCGGCGAGCGTGCTGTTCGTGGCGGCCTGGGGCTGGTTTTTATATCAGGGCGTGGTCGATCCCCACGGGGGCATCAACTCGCTGTGGCCGATCTTCGGGGTGGCCAACCAGCTGCTGGCCGTGATCGCCCTGTCGCTGGGCGCGACGGTGCTCATCAAGATGGGCCGGGCGCGCTACGCGTGGGTGGCGTGGCTGCCGCTGGCCTGGCTGCTGGCGGTGACGATGAGCGCGGGCTGGCAGAAAATCTTCGCGGCCGACCCACGGCTGGGCTTCCTGAGCGCGGCGCGCAGCCTGGCCGAAAGAATCGACGCGGGCGCGGCCTCGGGCGCGCCGCCCGCGCAGCTCGCGCAGTGGCGGCATCTCCTGCTCAACCAGTACGTGAACACCGCGGTGACCGCGAGCTTCCTCATCCTGGTCCTGCTCATCCTCGCCGCCTCCGCACGCTCCTGGTGGCTCATGCTCGCCAGCAGGCAATCCATCCCCCTCCGCGAGGAACCGCGCACCGACATCCTCGCAACAGCGAAGTAG